The following are encoded together in the Hoplias malabaricus isolate fHopMal1 chromosome 3, fHopMal1.hap1, whole genome shotgun sequence genome:
- the LOC136690914 gene encoding Fc receptor-like protein 5, which produces MSESPATRRSPKSPSPQAWLQEIPTLRVEPEGSVFTGDTVTLSCETQSTGAEIFWWKDTQYFSPDLIHKDSNTTTVRVTVSDPGETRFRCMGKWPQSSYYSNTTKITVRGTISEWLYLPAERQKPTVKVQPAESVFIGERVTLTCETGGGYDWNYEWNKNNQVLRSFSRKEYTIRNVERQKPTVKVQPAESVFIGERVTLTCETGGGGYWNYECLTQVFIPVKEHQAKYTHTSDAVTLTVSDKPRPTLTSSLKVAVLTGNTVTLYCSLGPSAGWTFYWSKHTQNPENNSRTYSYTIRSVRLSDGGRYWCRAGRGDPVYYTHYSDALWVNVTDNPKAILSIKPDTHVFKGETVTLRCDIREVGDTEWTYSWFKDFGLYLSSETQENTIHSVTESNSSKYTCRGEMENQNSEISDAVTLTVSGEFQAVLSVSPQSWLTEGDSVTLSCEVPGSAADWTFSWYRAVAHRQGLSPVTDAHGTVMYYVELLSDSRRGAGGSYTLSPAALNHTGVYVCGAERGEPVYHTQHSRPHPLWITGKSPPVSLIISPSRTQHFSADSLSLSCEGQRDSTGWRVKRYTHGEVSDCSTDTGFTCNISSLSTSYTGVYWCQSESGEGSDPVNVTVYNGDVILESPVHPVTEGDPLTLRCLFRSTKSSPLPADFYKNGSLLQNQTTGEMTIHKVSRSDEGLYHCKHPERGESPQSWISVRKQTEEVRAVLLAIIIMCIFSDNPKAILSIKPDTHVFKGETVTLRCDIRAVGDTEWTYSWFKDDGLYLSSETQENTIHSVTESNSSKYTCRGEMENQNSEISDAVTLTVSGKSPPVSLIISPSRTQHFSADSLSLSCEGQRDSTGWRVERYTRGEVSDCSTDTGFTCNISSLSTSYTGVYWCQSESGEGRDPVNVTVYNGDVILESPVHPVTEGDPLTLRCLFRSTKSSHLPVDFYKNGSLLQNQTTGEMTIHKVSRSDEGLYHCKHPEKGESPQSWISVRKQTEEASGSGSTVVTVAVGLSVFLLLIIILGIFCCYKKKKGLKTKHLPVKHKHTFAVSVNQKYLSKVLRGIMFFLIHGDSVVRSDDVTYTSVVTIKNKESKRNDDAGEILNSVTYSEIKSSSKGHGNDGAGPSDGVYAEIELRPKKNKGDSCLTFKGTYTAVTAQFHGCHYEYPTA; this is translated from the exons atgagtgaaagtccggcaaccaggcgctcgccaaagAGCCCCtccccccaggcctggctccagg AAATACCCACACTGAGAGTGGAGCCTGAGGGCTCAGTCTTTACTGGAGACACAGTGACTCTGAGCTGTGAGACACAGTCGACTGGAGCTGAGATTTTCTGGTGGAAAGACACTCAGTATTTTAGTCCTGATCTGATTCATAAAGATAGTAACACCACCACAGTCAGAGTAACAGTGTCTGATCCAGGAGAAACACGGTTCAGGTGTATGGGGAAATGGCCACAAAGTTCATACTACAGTAACACCACCAAGATTACAGTGAGAG GAACCATTTCAGAGTGGTTGTATCTTCCTGCAGAGAGACAGAAGCCTACAGTGAAAGTGCAGCCAGCGGAGAGTGTGTTCATCGGAGAGAGGGTCACTCTGACGTGTGAAACAGGAGGTGGATACGACTGGAATTATGAGTGGAATAAGAATAATCAGGTTCTCCGCAGTTTTTCAAGGAAGGAATACACAATCAGAAATGTAG AGAGACAGAAGCCTACAGTGAAAGTGCAGCCAGCGGAGAGTGTGTTCATCGGAGAGAGGGTCACTCTGACGTGTGAAACAGGAGGTGGAGGCTATTGGAATTATGAGtg TCTGACGCAGGTGTTTATACCTGTAAAGGAACATCAggccaaatacacacacaccagtgacgCTGTTACTCTgactgtatcag ATAAGCCTCGTCCTACACTCACTTCAAGCCTTAAAGTAGCCGTACTGACAGGAAACACAGTGACTCTGTACTGCAGCCTGGGTCCGTCTGCTGGATGGACGTTCTActggtccaaacacacacagaaccctGAGAACAACAGCCGCACCTACAGCTACACCATCAGGTCAGTTAGGCTCTCTGATGGAGGTCGGTACTGGTGCAGAGCTGGCAGAGGAGACCCAGtctactacacacactacagtgatGCACTCTGGGTAAACGTCACAG ataATCCTAAAGCCATATTGTCCATAAAGCCTGATACACATGTGTTTAAAGGAGAGACGGTCACACTGAGATGTGACATACGGGAAGTAGGAGACACTGAGTGGACTTACAGCTGGTTTAAAGATTTTGGACTGTATCTGAGCAGTGAAACACAGGAGAACACCATCCACTCTGTTACAGAGTCTAACAGCAGTAAATACACCTGCAGAGGAGAAATGGAGAATCAGAACTCAGAGATCAGTGATGCTGTTACTCTCactgtatcaggtgagt TCCAGGCAGTGTTGAGTGTGTCTCCACAGAGCTGGTTGACTGAAGGAGACTCAGTGACTCTAAGCTGTGAGGTTCCAGGCTCCGCTGCAGACTGGACATTCAGCTGGTACAGAGCTGTTGCCCACAGACAAGGTTTATCCCCAGTAACAGATGCTCATGGTACCGTCATGTATTATGTGGAGCTCCTGTCAGACAGCAGAAGAGGAGCTGGAGGTTCCTACACTCTCAGTCCTGCTGCTCTAAATCACACAGGAGTTTATGtgtgtggagcagagagaggagaaccggtctatcacacacagcacagcagaCCACACCCGCTATGGATCACTG gtaaatctcctccagtgtctctgatCATCAGTCCCAGCAGGACTCAACACTTCAGCgctgactctctctcactgagctgtgagggacagagagacTCTACTGGATGGAGAGTGAAGAGATACACACACGGTGAGGTGTCGGATTGTTCAACAGACACAGGATTTACCTGCAACATCAGCTCCCTCTCCACATCGTACACTGGAGTTTACTGGTGTCAGTCTGAATCTGGAGAGGGAAGTGATCCTGTAAATGTCACAGTGTACA ATGGTGATGTGATTCTGGAGAGTCCTGTGCACCCTGTGACTGAGGGAGATCCTCTGACTCTCCGCTGTTTATTTCGCTCCACAAAGTCCTCACCTCTTCCAGCTGATTTCTATAAAAACGGATCACTCCTCCAGAACCAGACGACAGGAGAGATGACCATCCATAAAGTCTCCAGGTCAGATGAAGGTCTCTACCACTGTAAACacccagagagaggagagtcCCCACAGAGCTGGATCTCAGTCAGAAAACAGACAGAAGAAG TACGGGCTGTATTAttggcaataataataatgtgtatatTTTCAGATAATCCTAAAGCCATATTGTCCATAAAGCCTGATACACATGTGTTTAAAGGAGAGACGGTCACACTGAGATGTGACATACGGGCAGTAGGAGACACTGAGTGGACTTACAGCTGGTTTAAAGATGATGGATTGTATCTGAGCAGTGAAACACAGGAGAACACCATCCACTCTGTTACAGAGTCTAACAGCAGTAAATACACCTGCAGAGGAGAAATGGAGAATCAGAACTCAGAGATCAGTGATGCTGTTACTCTCactgtatcag gtaaatctcctccagtgtctctgatCATCAGTCCCAGCAGGACTCAACACTTCAGCgctgactctctctcactgagctgtgagggacagagagacTCTACTGGATGGAGAGTGGAGAGATACACACGCGGTGAGGTGTCGGATTGTTCAACAGACACAGGATTTACCTGCAACATCAGCTCCCTCTCCACATCGTACACTGGAGTGTACTGGTGTCAGTCTGAATCTGGAGAGGGACGTGATCCTGTGAATGTCACAGTGTACA ATGGTGATGTGATTCTGGAGAGTCCTGTGCACCCTGTGACTGAGGGAGATCCTCTGACTCTCCGCTGTTTATTTCGCTCCACAAAGTCCTCACATCTTCCAGTTGATTTCTATAAAAACGGATCACTCCTCCAGAACCAGACGACAGGAGAGATGACCATCCATAAAGTCTCCAGGTCAGATGAAGGTCTCTACCACTGTAAACACCCAGAGAAAGGAGAGTCTCCACAGAGCTGGATCTCAGTCAGAAAACAGACAGAAGAAG CCTCTGGTTCTGGATCTACTGTTGTTACAGTGGCAGTGGGACTGAGTGTATTCTTGCTCCTCATTATCATACTGGGCATATTCTGCTGttacaagaaaaagaaaggtttgaaaacaaaacatttgccTGTAAAACATAAGCATACTTTTGCTGTATCTGTAAACCAAAAATATCTGTCTAAAGTCCTGAGgggaataatgttttttttaattcatg